Part of the Coccinella septempunctata chromosome 3, icCocSept1.1, whole genome shotgun sequence genome is shown below.
GGGTCGAATTTTTTGCATCGTGTTCGCCCTAGTTGGGATTCCCTTAACTTTGACAGTTATCGCAGATTGGGGTAAACTTTTCGCCCATGCTGCTTCCAGTTTTGTCAAGCATATTCCACCACTGCCATATGGACTTAGGTGAGTTCGTTTAAGATTGATCTGCATTTGATTTATGAATcggagttaaaaaaaaaatcagactgTGCTATTAACGGTTGAATCACAGCCGTCAAtagctttttctttgaaaatccATTTTGTTTCTTATTGCGATAATGTTTTTTAGTGAACCGAAATAAcgttttttaatttcattgtaGTTTTTGTGGTGTATACTTTTCTTAATCCTCCAAATAGTAGAATTGATTGTAAATGAAACGACTTACGCCCACAGATGTAGAAAAGTCTGTTAAAATTTAACGCTCTATTTAAATTTTATTCCTTCATTATTGCCTTCAATAAGACGGTATCAAATTTTaatggagcattaaattttaatggacgtTGCACCAAGCTGTCTTATTTTTTACATTATTTCACGTGGGGTTTGTTTTCTATGTCATTTGGTGTAGTTTTAGAGAAACATCTGAGATCGTAAGTTATGGATGGCAATTTGAGAATCTCGAATGTAAAAGGTACAAAGTAAAATAAGAATTCCTCGTGGAGGATCGCCAAGAATATCAACACTTTCTTTCATTAAATTCTCATTGTTTTCAGGTGCGCATTAGTTGTACAAAGAACCACTTCCTACGCTTTCTTGTCTGTTTGTTTTTTGTTCATTTACCTCGCCATAGGAGCTGCTGCCTTCGTAGAATGGGAAGAAGACTGGACGTTTTTTGAAGGGTTCTACTTCTGCTTCATAACAATGACCACCATCGGATTTGGAGATTTAGTGCCTAGTAAGGAAAACCatttaaattaataatttttcgcGTGAACTGTGCAGCACCAAACACATTTAAGACGTTATTTAGTTTACTAGAGAATTTGTCAACCATCGAATTATAATATTTACGCCAAATTTCAGTGTATTATAGATACTAAgagaaaaacttgagaaaaattcTAACTTTTTATACCCTGTATCTGTGTCTGCCGTCCTATGTTTATGAGACTTTATCTATATTCTTCATTTCAACTTTGTTGtgaaaatgtacccaagttctTTTGCAGAACAGCCAACCTACATGCTTCTGTGTACCTTGTACATTCTCATCGGATTGGCTCTAACTTCGACTATCATAGAGCTTGTACGAACACAATATGCTCAATCCTGGAAACAGCTTAGAGCTCTACAGGGTCCCTTAGCAGATCAATTCAGGAAAATAGCAGATAATGCGACTGGATTGGACGTACTATCTTTTCAGCAAGATTTCATGAAGGTTATCACGGCCGTGAGTACATATTTGTTTTGTGATCCtcgaaaaatatttctcttgagaagtttcatctttatattttaaaatttttctcaTAACATATCTGTCAACCACGTTAATTTTAAACCTTCAGAAGAAATAGAGAATTCAAAGACTCACTTCTTTGTCCTCTGTATATATACCCAAGATTTTTATTATATCGAATATAGGGAATTTTCCGTCAAACCATAAATTCATAATGAGAAGAAAGCAGAACGAAATTTCTCTGGTGggatgaaaaaattgcaaacaTTCCACGCATTAGCTTAAAACGTAGAGTGGCTCTCAGAGCATTTAATGATGCATTGGTTACGTTAAAAAATTCCACCCTTTTCGCTCATAAAAAGCAGATGGCTTTTAAATATAACATTCCGAATAGAATGCGGTTAAAATTCCAGGGCATAAATGTCTCTTACGTAGTTCCATTTCTCAGCCAATTAATCTTTCGAAGACACAATAGGGATATATTAATTATACCGTTTCTATAGAATAAGTTGAAAGTGGAAGATTGATAGGGTTTTTCCGGTTTTGATAAACATCTTTTCGTGTTCCTCAGGAAATAAGAAACGGACATTGctaaaaaaactaaactaaaactTGAGATTCATTCCAGCTATCTCTGACTGATTGTTAGGACAGACCTTTATTTATTCCCCAAGATATTTTAtgtaaattgaagaaaatttagaAAAAGATTGACCTGTTTGGATTAATAAACGTTTATTTAGTTATTTACTAATATTTCATTGTTTGAAGTCTTTCTAATTGACGTGGTTTTTCAAGAGGGAATTGTTTcaattattgctgatttttatttctgttttccaCTTGTCCGATGAGGTTTTTTGCAGGTTTCAGTGCCTAAAAAGTTGACTGGTTCGTCGAAGagagacaaaaaagttaatGTTACAGACTGGGAAGACGCTATGGAAGCTGCCATAAGAGATATGATCGTTAAAAATTCCGCAAGCCAAAATTTTCCTCCTGTTGTACAATTTATAATATACGAGACTTCAgtgtatttgtttttttttctctacatCCCTAACCAAACCCAATTTGTTGGGATTCATATTTTTTCAAGAGGACTGCTATATTGTTCTTTAGCAAATaattcatacaattttttcggATTGGATTAGATGGAAATTAATGGGAAATTTTATATGTTCAATTGTTGATTATGAAAAGTGCGTATTGGGAAATTTtatgttttgaaataaaagtatattgGAGGTTTTAAGTTGAATGAATCATCAATAGATTGAATTCATGTAGGTTGTCAGAATCTTGAATTATCCTCCGATGCTGGGGGTGGAGATAAACTTTTATTTCCTAGAGTAGGTAGAAGTCAGTGAAACGATCAAAAATTAGTACCACAAATTATCGAATTATTTTGGAAGCTTGATGACTTGAAAGTTTGGTACATGTTTTGGGGTTTATCTTTATCtgtaaaattgagaaaaatgtcCGTTTCTGTGGATTGAGATTATTTTCCAAGAAAAAGCTCTAGATATTTCTGGTGAAATCAGgagtaaaatttcaaattgataagATTCCTTACCTTACCTGTTGCacgatgaataaataatgtTGCTATTGTGAATTTTCTGGGAAAACAGAAAAGACATAGGGTCTTCGGGGTTCTTTTTCGTCAATTTTACTGGTATAACTTCTAGATTTCCCAACTTTTCATCATCCCATTGAACTGGGTCCAAAATTATATTGTGATCAGGAGATCTTTTGTGGTACGATGTATGACTAAGGAATTACCTTTTACTCGCTCTACTCAATGGACTTTGCCCCAACTGTCTGATTAGAGAAGGATGGATGGATAACATTCCCACTACCAGGGTCGGACTAATTATTTAAAATTCGGATAAAACAAGAAACGTTTTTCGTGAAATATACCATTTAAAGGTACCTATCAGATTTGAAATGAACTTCTCTCATGGGAGAAGAAAATTGGAAACTATCAGTGGGTGTAACGAACTGAGAAGGTGAAGATTTAATAATATGTAATTGAATAAGCTCAATACAGACCTGTCCTAGGTCTAGAGTACGCGATACACGTCATGCAAGTCCCCTTTTATATATGTAGTTTGTTTGGGCATCAAACATTGTTCAAATTTTACCGGTGGAAGATTTGTATCTAGAATCTACAATAACCCAGTGAAAGTTTTCCTAAGTTGTGAATTATTGACCTAGTTGAAGATGGTAGAGGTAAGTAGTCgatttatatttgaaatgaattcaATATACATAGGTGCTTGGTTTTGTAGAGCACAAAATTTAAGAGTATGGTTTCTCCCAGTGTAAAGTTACCTTAAATGAATTTGAATTTGCTTTGTTTAAACTGAAAAGGAcaagaaatattgaattttattgaagaacaaaGGCCAATGATTGAAATACAAGTACTATATTGTTTAAAATACAAATAATATCTTCTCTAACATCTTTCATATCCGACAAAATAATGAGTTTGTCCTTCAGAATACTACTACTTAATTTTATGGGCAGTTTCCTATTTCAAGTGAATGTTTGTAAAAGTGCATAGAGTCTTTGACAAAAAGAGAGATTTTTTGCCCCTAAAATAATAATGTTGATTCAAGTTTACTCAGAAgaatttgttattattttttgatgaatttgaacactctgatcAATCTGATGCTGAGTACCTAATCTATTCAACCTCAACACAGATGAATTCCTGAAAAGCAGAAGAATGAAAAACATTTCGTAAAAGTGAATGATCAGTGCAAAATCCAACATATTCGGCCAAATTTTGGAGAGATTactgagaaaacaattttttctgctCCTGTTCGTTTTTACCTAGAGACTCTGAGTTGGAATTAATTCATTTGCGCTCTTTTTGATGTATGCaaatgttatacagggtgtcccaaactTGAATTCGTCACCGATAATCAAATGGCAATCCTAATTTTTATGATTACACATACgtaccaaatatcaaattcttattcCTTGTTGTTTGAGAGATATTTTACAGACATTTGAAAATGAAGGAACTCAATGACATGCTAAGGAGGTATTTGTTTATCAGGTTTGAcgaacaaaaaagttgaatgaAAACAAATGAGGAGAGTGTAGTATCGTACCAAAATAAAATTAACAAGTATTTGACGCTTGGTATGCATGTATGTTTTGATATATCCTTCAAGAATAGTAAAAAATagcatattcaaaaaaaaatttcgattacTGATATCTCAAATTTGGAAAACGCTATATGACATTttcctatataaaaaaaaagagcaattcaaaataacaaatcccCTGTGCTAGTATATTTACAACAAAACTGTCTTGGATTCACTGAATTCATACCAAGTTCGAGAAATGAGtgaagaaaaattaagaaaaaaggtcGGTTTGGTAAACACACGTCGGTCGCGTGAGGataagtatcactttccgcacttgttaggaaaataactatgtACCTTGATCCTTGACATTGGAAAACTTTTCCTCTGCTAAAAATTTTGTACACAACTTTAGTAGCCTTCTTATGCGCAATATGCAGAAGACTAATTTCTTGTCAAAccttgaattgattcaatacaATACTCTTTAAAAGACGCTAGACGAGGTTTTTCATCAAATTACAATAAATTGTCCTGGaaaacttttttaattttcgtgatttgaacaattcagaagattGGACATTGTGAATCATAAGCCGATAGACATAACAGTTTCCGATTTGATATGCGGTAGTCCAATCAAGCTTATCTTAATTAATTATTCGTATATCTCAAAACAGTCAATCTCATGCCACAGTGGGAGATCAATCCTTTATCAGCAATCAGCGAAATGATGTATTCATATCATAGGAATGGACACAAAAACCATACGATAAATATTTTCCACATGATTTTTTTTACCGTCATTATCTGATCAAAGTCCTCCGTTTCACCGGTTTAAGTGGTGATTGTCGCTGATCTATGTCCTCATTTCTCAGACGACTGTTGCAATTGCGTCTCAGATCTGTTGTTGAATAAGTGAACTCACAAAATTCTTGTAAGTACAATTTTGGAAACTCAACTTATATCTATATGGGAAAAAATCTTTATTCTCACTacgtgatattcgaaaaaaaaataagttcatGTCAGTCAAGTTATCTACCTTTTTAAAAATAGTTGTCTTCTTATTCTTCTTTTCTTATGTGGAGATTGACTATTttccttcaatattttttttatatctaccATCGTCATCTAATTGAAACTTCCCTTATTTTCTCCAAGATGAATGAAGTAAATGAtgatctgttgaaaaaaatgttcgaagaaaatattccacagtattttgaataaaataagaGGGTCCACTTGAACTTTGAAATTGTGGTGCTACATCAGATAATCATCTATATaagaccgaatgaaaatgcttATTATTCtattaaatatcacaaataaTCTCATCGTTAACTCACTTTTCTTCAGATTAAAATGGCTGAAAATAACGAGAAAGCAATTGAAATGGCTCCAACCTGTATGACGTCAGTGAACAGAATTGTGAAGCTACCAGTCGTTGAAACATCAATCCAGACAGCATCCAATGTTTACGAAAAAGTGAAGGTAAgatcaaatgaagaaaaataaccctattttttcaaaaataattatacATACATTTCTTAAAGCGTTTGATCTTCACGAAATCATTCACATATGAGTGCTATAATAtacgttatttttttttggaatttcaaTAACTTTGATGACatttatattcatttatttttacacAATATTTCCAAGAATATTTCttaatgaaaattaatttccttCATCAAACGTTTTTGTCGTATGGATAAAGTAAGAAAACTATCATATGAATTGCACATAATATAACAAGGAAAcaaaaatatgttttcattagataaaacaataaatttttgacgaagaaaaaaatgaattttacctCACATCGTTAAAAAGATTGCATTTTTAGGGAATAATTTTCCACCTTAATTAGGATTCTCATGCTGAATTTAACAGGAATGATCTTTCATCTTTATCAGTTACCTTTGCGCCTATTATCTTTCTGATTTATTCATGTTCTTTGAGTATAACAAGAATAACGTTTTGTTTTTGTCCTTGTCTATAAAAGAGCTTGGTAAGAgattatacaaggtgagtcttcgacccgtacgaatattttaacagtagattcttgaggtcaaaagaaacacttttttcccctactttttttttctaatcgGTGGGGTTTGaaaggtacaggctgttgaaaaaccataaaaaaatgttattttcagttgaaaaaatggttaatttggctgttaaaatatccacagatgtgtagtgtcacagatttagccaaTTATTCACAGAGAAATCGTGATTTTGGTCTCAGTTTCAGAATttcctgaaataatttttttttttcgatttttttcaggaTATAAATGGATATGCAAAATGGGGCTTCGAAACCATGGAAAACACCTTTCACAGCGTCGTTGAGGCCGGCAAACCCTACGCCGTTGACGCAGTTCAAAAGCTCGATGGTCCAATCAAGAGAGTGGACAACGTCCTCTGCAGCGGCTTAGATTACGTCGAGGCCAAAGTTCCAGCAGTCAAACTGCCCCCATGCGAGGTAAGAATCGAATCACCACATCTGAACACATTTTTGCTGAAAAACGCTGCGAATTCTTCAAAATGCGGCCTTCAAAATATTCCCACCTCAACTATTCACAAGTTTATATTCGGCAGCATGATTTGGAACACTTTCCgcaaaatttcaagtactgGGATGCAGGAAACTATATTTCCTACTGATTCTCCAACTTTTACTTCTTTTATAGCCCTTTGAAACTCGTCAATGGCTCTGCCACACCCTGTATCAGTTGTTCTTTCCCgaaaaaattggtgaaaacATCTTTGGTCCTTTTTTGGACGATTTTTGCAATTAAAAAACACTTTATTCTCATTATCACTGCAGCAAAAACATTTTACATGACTCCATCATCATCCACTCAATAATCCTACCCTTATTCAGATCATTTCACAGTTGTACAACTCCACGAAGGGCTATGTTCACGACACCGTCAGCCCTACGGTTGATGCTGCCTACAAGACCGTTCATGCAGTTGTAGATCCAGCTGTCAATATGGCTAGGACCGTTGTTGATCCCGCTGTTCAAGCTGCTAAGCCCACCGTAGAAGCTGCTTATAAAATGGTGGAGCCAATGGTGCAACCAGCGATGGACAAGGCCAACGCTCTGAAAGAAAGGGTACTCCATGGTGAAATGAAggaggaagaagaaaaagaaggttGGTTTTAACAACTTTTCCCGTTTCtgacatagaaaacagaacacccagtatCCTAGAACATCCCAGTATTTACTAGAAAGAATTTCTAGGAATGTATTCTACACTACACTAAGACGTTTGTAAAAAAACGCTTGTTAGAAAGATACTcgtaatgaaataaataaattgttattattattgttataaaCACTGGGTTTTCTATTTTCTCTCTCACATAATTTAGCAGAAAACACACAACAACTTTCAACTGgcgcaaaattttcaatttttgtgacATTGCCGTTTTGGGTTGGAAAAGATAGCATTTGGTCCTTAATTTCTTGTTACTGAGAATAAGTAAGCATCAAAAAGTcaatcaaaaattgatttttctcgtGAATTAGGCaatgaaaaattgctgcatCCTCAgtccaaaaaattttcaaattaactgcaatgaaatgaaaaatttcaacaatgaaaaaaagATTTCGGAAAGTCTGTTCAATACTACAATCTTTAAGTGAAATCATCAGCTTTTAATTGGATCTTGATTATCAAATTGTTGTGATGATCATTTGAAGGATGATATTCTTTGGAAATCATCTAGAAAGTGAAgtatgcaataaaaaaattgatccCATGACatcgaatgaaaatgaaaaaaaactttttatcaCACATTTTACCAATTTCTGTCGCAAGCTAACTCaattgaattcaatttgtcatcCTTCAAAGAACATAACAATTTGGTAATTTCCCTTTTACTAATACCCCAATCTATTCACTTCTAGGGAGGATACCATTAATTTTAATTTCttggaaaattcacttattaaCTGAATTCTTCGAGTTAATTATTCATATTTACTATAGTCTCAGTTTACTACGATCTCCAATTATTGGTAGGTATTGATTTGGATTCTTTCTGTATACATATGTATCTGGTTTTCCAAAAGTTTAAGGAATTTTCACTTTTCCTGTTGCTACTTCTTCTAGTCGGTGTAAATTATTTTAATTCTACTGGTCTAGAAAGCCCCCCTTTTGGAGTTACAGAACCTAAAATAGCCTTTTATCCCAAATCCGACCATACGAAAATCACAAAATTTTGTTGCATCAATTTCGGGACACCTGTATTCCATAGAAATTCCTTTGGTGTCAAAAGATCAATTCAGGAATAATATACTACCTGAATAAGTTACCGATGTTGTTTTTAAAATAGCATAAAACTATTCGATACATAAGAATTCGTTTCAAAAACGCAATAGGGACCTATTTCTTCCATATCCAAAAGTATAATTTCCATACTTAAAACACTGATGTAGGTACCTGTTCGATAGATAAAAACCTTATTAGTGTGATCTGATCTGGTTTCGATTTTCCATATCTGTCGAAAATTCCTCAAATTTTCACACGAAAGACATACATCCTATCCACATATACTCAagcatttttttcttgtttcagAAAGCATAGATGAGGGCCATGAAGATGAGAATGATAACCATTAAAGTCCTATTGTTGTTATGTTTGTGTGCTCAGTCTTCAAGAAATAATCGAGAGGAATCGTATCAAGAAAAATGGATACACTCCACTAACCATCTTTCTATAGATATCTGTACaatatttcagataaatatGTGAAAGATTACCTTCAGTTCCTTCCTTTGTCTTCTTGGACTCTACGTTTTATAGGTTTaagattattatttattttatacttTGTTTGAGAAATCGTGAAATTTTGAAAGACTGTATCGTATTTCCATACTAGATGTTATGAACATTGAATtttaaaaatacactttttactctatagttttgtgttttttttttaatatcctcAGTTCAGAAAAAATTGATAAGAATGCTTTACCCACATAATTAATCAGGGAAAAATTTATGGGTAACAATCTTGGTTAGAGAAAAACAAATCCCCTATATGAAAAAAACGTATTTTTTTGAGTATGGAATTTTACTTTTTTCAGTATCTACGTGGAAATCTTGGCTGGAaatttttcttctgaaattctttagggtttaaaaatttaaatagtTCATTTGCTCCTTCTTAAATTCTTGTACTCTATATAATTTGTCAGGTTATTTcacttttttaattgattttgtttcagagactgatGGGACTTAAAACCCTAAAGAATCTCAGAAGAGATTCCTCctagattgaatttcaatcgatatcttgaAGATAACTTTATGTTACGACTATGAATTTCTATTTGAGACTTTGGTCATGTTAATGAAGTAAAAATTGACTGCGAGACACTAAAAAACTGTTTTCACCCCTAAGTTTGGTGTTGTCTGTTACATATAGAATAGATTTATTTAGAGTTTTGCGTCGCTATCCACCGATGAATAACCTCCATCCTGTATATTCCAACCAATTCTCCTGGAAAGATAACTCCTTTTATCCAAGGCGTATTAACAAGGTTCTGGTGAAGATAATT
Proteins encoded:
- the LOC123310434 gene encoding TWiK family of potassium channels protein 9 gives rise to the protein MSYHQIHQHPVPESSVIVTTPRDWKTRLKDFWKNLHLKSACQHIGLLVILTVYTVAGGMVFRRLEYPAELEKINVFNVTLSTSRRTLIQSILNGENFTTFEKELQNYEEVLRRAFEAGVSIRPEEQIVKWTILRAVFFSSTVLTTIGYGNITPETTEGRIFCIVFALVGIPLTLTVIADWGKLFAHAASSFVKHIPPLPYGLRCALVVQRTTSYAFLSVCFLFIYLAIGAAAFVEWEEDWTFFEGFYFCFITMTTIGFGDLVPKQPTYMLLCTLYILIGLALTSTIIELVRTQYAQSWKQLRALQGPLADQFRKIADNATGLDVLSFQQDFMKVITAVSVPKKLTGSSKRDKKVNVTDWEDAMEAAIRDMIVKNSASQNFPPVVQFIIYETSVYLFFFLYIPNQTQFVGIHIFSRGLLYCSLANNSYNFFGLD
- the LOC123310135 gene encoding lipid storage droplets surface-binding protein 1-like isoform X2: MVEIKMAENNEKAIEMAPTCMTSVNRIVKLPVVETSIQTASNVYEKVKDINGYAKWGFETMENTFHSVVEAGKPYAVDAVQKLDGPIKRVDNVLCSGLDYVEAKVPAVKLPPCELYNSTKGYVHDTVSPTVDAAYKTVHAVVDPAVNMARTVVDPAVQAAKPTVEAAYKMVEPMVQPAMDKANALKERVLHGEMKEEEEKEGRIPLILISWKIHLLTEFFELIIHIYYSLSLLRSPIIESIDEGHEDENDNH
- the LOC123310135 gene encoding lipid storage droplets surface-binding protein 1-like isoform X1, yielding MVEIKMAENNEKAIEMAPTCMTSVNRIVKLPVVETSIQTASNVYEKVKDINGYAKWGFETMENTFHSVVEAGKPYAVDAVQKLDGPIKRVDNVLCSGLDYVEAKVPAVKLPPCEIISQLYNSTKGYVHDTVSPTVDAAYKTVHAVVDPAVNMARTVVDPAVQAAKPTVEAAYKMVEPMVQPAMDKANALKERVLHGEMKEEEEKEGRIPLILISWKIHLLTEFFELIIHIYYSLSLLRSPIIESIDEGHEDENDNH
- the LOC123310135 gene encoding lipid storage droplets surface-binding protein 1-like isoform X4: MVEIKMAENNEKAIEMAPTCMTSVNRIVKLPVVETSIQTASNVYEKVKDINGYAKWGFETMENTFHSVVEAGKPYAVDAVQKLDGPIKRVDNVLCSGLDYVEAKVPAVKLPPCEIISQLYNSTKGYVHDTVSPTVDAAYKTVHAVVDPAVNMARTVVDPAVQAAKPTVEAAYKMVEPMVQPAMDKANALKERVLHGEMKEEEEKEESIDEGHEDENDNH
- the LOC123310135 gene encoding lipid storage droplets surface-binding protein 1-like isoform X3, giving the protein MAENNEKAIEMAPTCMTSVNRIVKLPVVETSIQTASNVYEKVKDINGYAKWGFETMENTFHSVVEAGKPYAVDAVQKLDGPIKRVDNVLCSGLDYVEAKVPAVKLPPCEIISQLYNSTKGYVHDTVSPTVDAAYKTVHAVVDPAVNMARTVVDPAVQAAKPTVEAAYKMVEPMVQPAMDKANALKERVLHGEMKEEEEKEGRIPLILISWKIHLLTEFFELIIHIYYSLSLLRSPIIESIDEGHEDENDNH